The following proteins are encoded in a genomic region of Dialister hominis:
- a CDS encoding IS3 family transposase, with product MVALSGSFPVELLCERLGIPRSSFYYWLYHTRHPSEQKNRLLDTIELLKEWHKKYPSHGYRWLRAKLLLDTGLFMSESYAYKCCRLAGIKSVSKHYKYKKPGESRTYPNLLLAGINIDGPSQCIVSDMTAFYVKNTYYELTIYMDLWNNEIVAHALSSRRGDRMTYINGLHDYLEFTKKFPGVKHILHSDQGSVYASKDFNQLLPAYNITRSMSRAGTPTDNAAMESINGWMKAELFSDFHITSTEGVAGQIDEYVKFFNEERPAYALEYLTPKQYREKYGF from the coding sequence ATCGTCGCGCTTTCCGGCTCCTTCCCTGTCGAATTGCTTTGTGAAAGGCTGGGTATTCCGCGTAGCAGCTTCTACTATTGGCTGTATCATACCAGGCATCCTTCTGAACAAAAGAATCGTCTTTTGGATACCATAGAACTGCTCAAGGAATGGCATAAGAAGTATCCATCCCACGGATACCGCTGGCTAAGGGCCAAGCTTCTGCTTGACACAGGCCTCTTCATGTCTGAATCATACGCCTATAAATGCTGTCGTTTGGCCGGGATCAAGAGTGTTTCCAAACACTATAAGTACAAAAAGCCTGGTGAATCCAGGACTTATCCAAATCTGCTGCTTGCAGGGATTAACATAGATGGGCCCTCGCAATGTATTGTGTCTGACATGACTGCATTCTACGTAAAGAACACATACTATGAGCTGACGATATATATGGATCTTTGGAATAACGAGATTGTCGCCCACGCACTTTCCTCAAGGCGTGGAGACCGTATGACATATATTAACGGACTGCACGACTACCTTGAATTTACGAAGAAATTCCCCGGCGTTAAGCATATTCTTCATTCTGATCAGGGATCAGTATATGCATCAAAGGATTTCAACCAGCTGCTCCCGGCGTATAACATCACACGATCCATGTCCAGAGCAGGAACGCCAACGGATAATGCAGCCATGGAATCCATTAATGGATGGATGAAAGCCGAGCTGTTTTCAGATTTTCATATTACTTCAACAGAGGGCGTAGCGGGTCAGATTGATGAATACGTCAAGTTCTTTAATGAAGAGCGCCCGGCATATGCACTGGAGTACCTTACACCAAAGCAGTACAGAGAAAAATATGGTTTTTAA
- a CDS encoding IS3 family transposase — protein sequence MYSHEERLKAVKLHVDSGMGLKGIMRTLGYPHDIKVLRQWCREFKFSREIHEVDGFDDGYSLKQKTLAVKYFVNCGDLRRTIREIGYPSSTQRLKIWVEKYNLNENDHWQADQNPVKWGQDRQTGSSPLIQENPFEEIEIASNAIYKDLGFLEELFQRRLATMSKKDSEVTIESLKEEMQVLLRNMENLRKENKALLKANQSLGEKTKSLDEKCQTLAKEYKELGEQTLIKRIEYEALEIAAETIKKEEGISLKTLTNREKAIVIDALLSRSKYPLKKLLTVLNMAKASYFYQKSAMKAGDKYAEIRETIKDKFKKNRSVYGYRRIWLALRKDGKILSEKLVRRFMKEDHLVPYRKKAKKYNSYKGEISPAPNLVNRNFHADELGKLLLTDITEFHISAGKVYLSAITDVFDGKIVAWTIGTSPNAKLVNTMLVKAREALGDDKHPIVHSDRGIHYQWPGWIALMKKFGWTRSMSKKGCSPDNAACEGVFGRVKNEMFYNRSWIGVSIKEFIAYLDDYLHWYNEDRIKITLGGMSPVEYRESLGIM from the coding sequence ATGTATTCGCATGAAGAACGCTTAAAGGCAGTCAAACTGCACGTCGATTCGGGCATGGGGCTCAAAGGCATTATGAGAACGCTCGGCTATCCTCACGACATAAAAGTGTTGCGTCAATGGTGCCGGGAATTCAAGTTCTCCAGAGAGATTCACGAAGTAGACGGATTTGATGACGGATATTCTCTCAAACAAAAAACATTAGCCGTCAAATACTTCGTAAATTGCGGCGATCTGCGGCGCACCATCAGGGAAATAGGCTATCCCAGCAGCACGCAGAGATTGAAAATATGGGTTGAGAAATACAACCTTAACGAAAACGATCATTGGCAAGCTGACCAGAACCCTGTAAAATGGGGGCAAGATCGACAGACGGGAAGCAGTCCACTGATTCAGGAGAATCCATTCGAAGAAATTGAGATAGCCTCTAACGCTATCTACAAGGACTTAGGCTTCCTCGAGGAATTGTTCCAAAGGAGGCTGGCAACAATGTCTAAAAAGGACTCGGAAGTAACGATTGAATCTTTAAAAGAAGAAATGCAAGTACTGCTTAGAAATATGGAAAACCTCCGCAAAGAGAATAAAGCATTGCTGAAAGCCAATCAGTCACTGGGAGAGAAGACGAAGTCTCTTGATGAAAAGTGCCAGACACTTGCGAAAGAGTATAAGGAGCTTGGCGAGCAGACTCTTATTAAACGGATCGAGTACGAAGCCCTCGAGATAGCTGCAGAAACAATAAAAAAAGAAGAGGGCATCAGTCTAAAAACACTGACCAATCGGGAAAAAGCCATCGTGATTGATGCCCTTCTGAGCCGCAGCAAGTATCCCCTGAAGAAACTGCTGACGGTGCTAAATATGGCTAAAGCCTCATATTTCTACCAGAAATCCGCTATGAAGGCGGGAGATAAATATGCGGAAATACGCGAAACCATCAAAGACAAATTTAAGAAGAACCGGTCGGTTTATGGTTACCGGAGAATCTGGTTAGCGCTCAGAAAAGATGGAAAAATTCTTTCTGAGAAGCTCGTCCGCCGCTTTATGAAAGAGGATCATCTGGTTCCATACCGCAAAAAAGCTAAAAAGTATAACTCCTACAAAGGAGAAATTTCACCTGCCCCTAATCTCGTTAACAGGAATTTTCATGCCGACGAATTAGGAAAGCTGCTTCTCACAGATATTACGGAATTCCACATATCTGCAGGGAAAGTATACCTGTCAGCTATAACTGACGTCTTTGACGGCAAGATTGTCGCATGGACGATCGGCACGTCGCCGAATGCCAAACTGGTCAATACCATGCTGGTAAAAGCGAGAGAGGCCCTGGGCGATGACAAGCATCCTATCGTTCATTCAGACCGCGGTATACATTACCAATGGCCTGGATGGATCGCCTTGATGAAGAAATTCGGCTGGACAAGATCCATGTCGAAAAAAGGGTGCTCGCCGGATAATGCTGCTTGTGAAGGTGTCTTTGGAAGAGTAAAAAACGAAATGTTCTATAATAGAAGCTGGATAGGTGTATCCATTAAAGAATTCATAGCTTACCTAGACGATTATCTTCATTGGTATAATGAAGACCGAATTAAAATTACCTTGGGCGGCATGAGTCCAGTAGAATACAGAGAAAGCTTAGGGATAATGTAA